In Diadema setosum chromosome 19, eeDiaSeto1, whole genome shotgun sequence, a genomic segment contains:
- the LOC140242724 gene encoding probable E3 ubiquitin-protein ligase HERC4, which produces MSGSTNTLATHRRPPVGPAGAIPKKNIPSANMDRPHGSGRLRLARQLSSSQPKLAATTRRGSVDALLLEGRVRSNSLAKLTDLKRNLSASNLAALSDSNLSVQEAEPARSYDTPNTAGALAKSYLEQLVKRYYYQITEGCGNVECQNKFCRSSKGALKLAPDIAAIVSIQLASSQRLYFCSSEKFIGRALPLNVFQSTNGKVKSFLQALYSSSPFATLFNDGPKREPLVTIDGRVAGERRRKSCQQLSYLDHEGLDMGKKAFPARKELLKKLVHKPPSGKHSSTAALPTGSRNRQAPEGKGSNLSLPTQHSGSLGKLRGVGPEEVCSSGGDVLRWGSDHSLPITAEADIPWMDGPASRNRNGQVTGSGDDVNIGHVRNSSGLLKSRGMSVDQEDGLHTAGLSCSQENFSAHGIQNNHYRTRSSPVGSTSHGLLMNSGGSALSLTSACTPSSLSSNPMSVSPIPSPCASPAFSPAPSPLRLLSDQEALEETEDLREFERSLSLELDSGREFALTHLTLGMLQSIINQYKECDDDAFLINTIRTVFMSDAALNASFKVDERDPNSSLDLQAVQMAFSLLSGLQPKDRFMTVLANALEILLMRLDQTLIQPHQINQLLIVLECPLLEIHFDMVQVLCRLLAKHLTPGARSALVDALALFKRDRFQRILRIMQTHMVSMIRPKHGASEGMLHVATAIGIIYEANQVASKGDASKELAFTEDFYCHQLSRELDYQAEYHRWQVKASLSASNMEMSLLDFPFLLDPASKVHVLHLDAVVQMRREYQAAILHQARVNQAQKYLKDGRRFTSNLKDSIKAAMCPFLVLEVRRDYLISDTLAQIRLKKNDLKKPLKIKYIGGGEQGLDMGGLQKEFFQLISEAVFKPSYGMFVTSEENRTIWINGSGSSADCDDEFELVGTLLGLAIYNGIILDVHFPMALYKKLHSHTVTLTDLIGVQPSLGRGIKDLLGYEGEVEDVFCQTFQVSYSCMGDVITTDLIPNGSQVAVTNENREEFARLYVEHLLNDSIARQFQAFTRGFNSVCGGSALQLFQPSEIELLICGSPDLDFHALEASATYEDGFTRKHRTVLYFWRTVHSLDNEWKKKLLHFITGSDRVPLKGLSSLAIVIQRNGPHSDRLPTAMTCFNRLLLPEYNDQTTLRQRLLLAVQYGKGFGLT; this is translated from the exons AAATCTTAGTGCTAGCAACTTGGCAGCACTCTCAGACAGCAACCTGTCGGTCCAGGAAGCCGAACCTGCCAGGAGCTATGACACACCTAACACTGCAGGAGCACTGGCAAAATCCTACCTTGAGCAGCTGGTGAAAAG GTACTACTACCAGATTACTGAGGGTTGTGGCAATGTGGAGTGCCAGAATAAATTCTGTAGATCCTCCAAGGGTGCGCTAAAACTTGCCCCAGACATTGCAGCTATTGTCAGCATACAGCTTGCATCCAGTCAGAG GCTTTATTTCTGCAGTTCTGAGAAATTCATCGGCCGTGCCTTGCCTCTTAATGTCTTCCAGTCCacaaatggtaaagtaaaatcTTTTCTCCAAGCCCTCTACTCATCCTCCCCATTTGCCACTCTTTTCAATGATGGACCAAAGAGGGAGCCCTTAGTGACAATTGATGGTCGTGTTGCTGGGGAGCGAAGACGAAAGAGCTGCCAGCAGCTTTCCTATTTGGACCATGAGGGCTTAGATATGGGCAAGAAGGCCTTTCCAGCCAGGAAGGAGCTGCTGAAGAAACTAGTGCACAAACCCCCCTCTGGGAAACATTCCTCCACTGCCGCACTGCCTACAGGTTCCCGAAATCGACAGGCCCCCGAGGGTAAGGGCTCCAACCTATCACTGCCCACCCAACACTCGGGTTCACTCGGCAAGCTTAGAGGTGTAGGTCCAGAAGAGGTGTGCAGCAGTGGAGGGGATGTACTGCGATGGGGGAGTGATCACAGCCTGCCAATCACTGCAGAGGCAGACATACCATGGATGGATGGACCAGCTAGCAGAAATAGAAATG GTCAGGTGACCGGGTCAGGTGATGATGTCAATATTGGCCATGTGAGAAACAGCTCAGGGCTATTGAAGAGTCGTGGGATGTCTGTTGACCAGGAGGATGGGCTTCATACTGCTGGACTTAGCTGTAGCCAGGAGAACTTCAGTGCTCATGGAATCCAGAATAATCATTATAG GACCAGGTCCAGTCCAGTAGGAAGTACTAGCCATGGACTTCTGATGAATTCTGGTGGCTCAGCCCTGAGTCTTACTTCAGCCTGCACCCCTTCCTCCCTCTCCTCCAACCCCATGTCAGTGAGCCCCATCCCCAGCCCATGTGCCAGTCCTGCCTTCAGCCCAGCCCCCAGCCCTCTGCGGCTCCTGTCAGACCAGGAGGCTCTGGAGGAAACCGAGGACCTGAGGGAGTTTGAGAGGTCGCTGTCCCTGGAGCTGGACTCAGGCAGGGAGTTTGCCCTTACTCACCTTACTCTGGGCATGCTGCAG AGCATCATCAATCAATACAAAGAATGCGATGACGATGCCTTCCTGATCAACACAATCCGCACAGTCTTCATGTCTGATGCTGCCCTTAATGCAAGCTTCAAG gTTGATGAAAGGGACCCAAACAGTTCACTAGATCTGCAGGCTGTGCAAATGGCCTTCAGTCTCTTGTCAGGCCTTCAGCCCAAGGACCGCTTCATGACCGTTCTGGCCAATGCCCTAGAGATCCTCTTGATGAGACTAGATCAGACTCTGATCCAGCCCCACCAGATCAACCAG CTTCTCATTGTGCTTGAGTGCCCGCTCCTGGAGATCCATTTTGATATGGTACAGGTCTTGTGCCGGCTGCTAGCCAAACATCTGACCCCTGGTGCCAGGTCTGCCCTTGTTGATGCCCTGGCTCTCTTTAAGAGGGACCGGTTCCAACGCATTCTCCGCATCATGCAGACCCACATGGTGTCCATGATAAGACCAAAGCATGG AGCATCAGAGGGTATGCTACATGTTGCCACGGCAATTGGTATCATTTATGAAGCCAATCAGGTTGCCAGCAAGGGTGATGCAAGCAAAGAACTAGCCTTTACTGAAGACTTCTATTGTCATCAGTTATCCAG AGAACTGGACTACCAGGCCGAGTACCATCGTTGGCAGGTCAAAGCTAGTCTCAGTGCCAGTAACATGGAGATGTCTCTCTTGGATTTCCCATTCCTTCTTGATCCTGCT TCCAAGGTCCATGTCCTTCACCTCGATGCTGTAGTGCAGATGAGGAGAGAATACCAAGCAGCAATCCTTCACCAAGCT AGAGTGAATCAAGCGCAAAAGTATCTTAAGGATGGTCGTCGCTTCACTTCCAACCTCAAGGACTCTATCAAGGCAGCAATGTGCCCCTTCCTAGTGCTGGAGGTACGGCGCGACTACCTCATCAGTGACACCCTTGCCCAAATCAGGCTCAAGAAAAACGACCTGAAGAAGCCCCTCAAGATCAAGTACATTGGTGGAGGAGAACAG GGTCTTGACATGGGTGGGCTCCAGAAGGAATTCTTTCAGCTGATCTCTGAAGCAGTCTTCAAGCCAAGCTATGGCATGTTTGTCACCTCTGAAGAGAACAGGACTATATGGATTAATg GATCAGGGAGCTCGGCTGACTGTGATGATGAGTTTGAACTGGTAGGCACCCTCCTTGGTCTGGCCATCTACAACGGGATCATTCTAGATGTCCACTTCCCTATGGCCCTCTACAAGAAGCTCCACAGCCACACTGTCACATTGACTGACCTTATTGGAGTTCAGCCCTCCCTAGGGCGGGGCATCAAGGACCTGCTGGGGTATGAAGGAGAGGTGGAGGATGTCTTCTGTCAGACATTCCAG GTTTCGTATTCATGCATGGGTGATGTCATCACGACTGACCTTATTCCCAATGGATCACAAGTGGCCGTCACCAATGAG AACCGTGAGGAGTTTGCAAGGCTCTATGTGGAACATCTACTTAATGACAGCATTGCAAGGCAATTTCAG GCCTTCACAAGGGGCTTCAATAGTGTGTGTGGAGGTTCTGCTCTACAGCTATTCCAGCCATCAGAAATCGAGCTTCTTATCTGTGGTAGTCCAGATCTGGATTTCCACGCCCTGGAGGCATCTGCCACCTATGAGGATGGCTTCACGAG GAAACATCGCACAGTGCTATACTTCTGGAGGACAGTTCACTCTCTAGATAATGAGTGGAAGAAGAAGTTGCTGCATTTCATTACTGGCAGTGATAGG gTGCCCCTGAAGGGCCTGTCTAGTCTAGCTATTGTCATCCAGCGTAACGGCCCCCACTCAGACCGTCTACCCACTGCCATGACCTGCTTTAACCGGCTGCTGCTGCCAGAGTACAATGATCAGACCACATTGCGACAAAGGCTACTACTTGCTGTCCAGTATGGCAAAGGCTTTGGCCTGACGTAG